One region of Limnospira fusiformis SAG 85.79 genomic DNA includes:
- a CDS encoding UPF0175 family protein: MAAIYWYQKSKIPHDKAAQIAGLNRRDLLKALTREKVDIFAIDFNHLQRELERE, encoded by the coding sequence TTGGCAGCTATCTATTGGTATCAAAAAAGTAAAATTCCTCACGACAAAGCCGCGCAAATAGCTGGTTTAAATCGTCGCGACTTGCTGAAGGCTTTAACCCGCGAAAAAGTAGATATATTTGCGATCGACTTTAATCACCTACAAAGGGAACTTGAGCGTGAGTAA
- a CDS encoding nitrate reductase delta subunit — protein sequence MTQTYPNVEPFLADFVQFLQNTPTPNLEEIYTSTFDLNPTCYPYLGYQLFGDGYQRG from the coding sequence GTGACACAGACTTATCCGAATGTTGAGCCATTTTTAGCAGATTTTGTTCAGTTTTTGCAAAATACCCCCACCCCCAACCTAGAAGAAATTTACACCAGCACCTTTGATCTGAATCCAACTTGTTACCCATATCTGGGATATCAACTGTTTGGAGATGGCTATCAACGGGGATAA
- a CDS encoding transporter substrate-binding domain-containing diguanylate cyclase, giving the protein MKVPYQFDGHQFLLCLLSLILTLLVSSNPGVAQQTGERLVVELTPAEQAYIQANPVIRVHGESDWPPYNFVKNGNPTGFSNEYIKMIAEKVGLEVELVVGPTWSECMTMLAQKEIDVVTNMVITPDRHKFALYSEQYVFDLVNSLLTRKDGEDYTEIKQLKGKNLAIVRGFFFEEILTKYYPEINLLLTNNTLDAMKQVEAGRADAALESHATFNYYIERYFLTELISRPLINHPHLSNVPQYLGIRNDRPILKSILDKAMAAVSEEDYANLLRRWYLAADTASFNFTRTELEYLQDKGEIKMCVDPNWMPLDAIIDGQHTGMSADFMQLLIDRIGIPITLLKTQTWVESIEQFKQRQCDILSLAVATPDRLEYANFTRPHLELPLVIATREREPFIPDIRDVLNHKIGMVKSYAFVEILRNQYPDMQIVEVASIEDGLQQVEHGHLFGYVDVLPTTSYTIQKRFPSLKIAGRFDKILPLSIAVRNDEPELLAIFEKAIASIDEKARQGIINNWISVRYEQGVDYRAIGRFVFIGLGVLAIVLYRQYLLQTYNRKLEKISVTDPLTGCFNRLKIEKCLQEQESLFHRNGQKFSVILCDIDYFKKINDTFGHLPGDAVLIEMVALFHQRLRKTDILGRWGGEEFIIISPQTDLWGAKALAEALRQDLASHKFPTVGYQTASFGVAEFHSGNYSISHLISQVDEALYKAKERGRNCAIAYQQRQVM; this is encoded by the coding sequence ATGAAAGTGCCTTACCAATTCGATGGTCATCAATTCCTCTTATGCTTGTTAAGCCTAATCTTAACGTTACTGGTGTCTAGTAATCCGGGAGTTGCCCAACAAACGGGTGAGCGGTTAGTAGTTGAATTAACCCCAGCCGAACAAGCGTATATTCAGGCTAATCCAGTTATCCGAGTTCATGGGGAGTCGGATTGGCCGCCTTATAACTTTGTTAAGAATGGTAATCCTACAGGATTTAGCAATGAGTATATTAAGATGATCGCGGAAAAAGTGGGGCTGGAAGTTGAGTTGGTGGTGGGTCCAACTTGGTCGGAATGTATGACGATGTTGGCTCAGAAAGAAATTGATGTGGTCACTAATATGGTGATCACTCCAGATCGTCACAAATTCGCGCTCTATTCTGAGCAATATGTATTTGACTTGGTGAATTCTTTGTTAACGCGCAAAGATGGGGAAGATTATACTGAGATTAAACAGCTTAAAGGTAAAAATTTAGCGATTGTCAGAGGTTTCTTTTTCGAGGAAATATTAACCAAATACTATCCTGAGATTAACCTACTGTTGACTAACAACACATTGGATGCCATGAAGCAGGTGGAAGCGGGGAGAGCCGATGCGGCTTTAGAAAGCCATGCCACTTTTAACTATTATATTGAACGCTATTTTTTGACAGAGTTAATCAGTCGTCCTCTGATTAATCACCCTCATTTATCGAATGTACCTCAATATTTAGGCATCCGCAACGATCGCCCAATTTTGAAATCAATTTTAGACAAAGCTATGGCAGCGGTTTCGGAAGAAGACTATGCCAATCTCCTTCGCCGCTGGTATTTGGCTGCGGATACCGCCAGCTTTAATTTTACCAGAACAGAATTGGAATATTTACAAGATAAAGGTGAGATAAAAATGTGTGTTGACCCTAATTGGATGCCCCTAGATGCAATCATTGATGGGCAACATACGGGGATGAGTGCAGACTTCATGCAATTGTTGATAGACCGGATTGGCATCCCAATTACGCTGCTTAAAACTCAGACTTGGGTAGAAAGTATTGAGCAATTTAAACAGCGACAATGTGACATTCTCTCCCTAGCTGTGGCTACGCCAGATCGCCTAGAATATGCCAACTTTACGAGACCCCATCTTGAGTTACCTTTAGTGATTGCGACGCGAGAAAGGGAACCGTTTATTCCCGATATCAGGGATGTTCTTAATCACAAAATTGGCATGGTTAAAAGCTACGCTTTTGTAGAAATATTGCGGAACCAATACCCGGATATGCAAATTGTGGAGGTGGCTTCGATTGAGGATGGTTTACAGCAAGTAGAACATGGGCATTTGTTTGGCTATGTGGATGTTTTACCGACGACTTCATATACTATTCAGAAACGATTTCCTTCCCTGAAAATCGCGGGTCGATTTGATAAAATTTTGCCTTTGAGTATTGCGGTTCGTAATGATGAGCCGGAACTTCTGGCCATTTTTGAAAAAGCGATCGCTTCTATCGATGAAAAAGCCAGACAAGGCATCATCAACAATTGGATTTCTGTTCGATATGAACAAGGTGTCGATTATCGGGCTATTGGGCGATTTGTATTCATCGGGCTAGGGGTTTTAGCGATTGTTCTGTATCGCCAATATTTACTACAAACTTATAACCGCAAGCTGGAAAAAATCTCGGTTACGGATCCTTTGACAGGCTGCTTCAATCGCCTAAAAATTGAAAAATGCTTGCAGGAACAGGAGTCTCTTTTCCATCGAAACGGACAGAAATTTAGCGTGATTCTCTGTGATATCGATTACTTCAAAAAGATTAACGACACCTTTGGGCATCTCCCGGGAGATGCTGTATTAATCGAAATGGTGGCACTGTTCCATCAAAGACTGAGGAAAACAGATATTTTAGGGCGATGGGGTGGTGAAGAGTTTATCATCATCAGTCCCCAGACTGATTTATGGGGAGCGAAGGCTCTAGCTGAGGCACTACGTCAAGATTTAGCCAGTCACAAGTTTCCCACGGTTGGTTATCAAACGGCTAGTTTTGGGGTGGCTGAATTTCACAGCGGTAATTACTCCATCAGCCATCTAATCAGCCAGGTGGATGAAGCGTTGTACAAAGCCAAAGAAAGAGGTCGTAACTGTGCGATCGCCTATCAACAAAGGCAGGTCATGTAG
- a CDS encoding nitrate reductase — MPIEYLAKMLTAGNKDLIKETYRKLISVRLSKRLQEVGDLDADKVQEAISQAGLTPEAKKSIA, encoded by the coding sequence ATCCCCATTGAATACTTAGCCAAAATGTTGACAGCCGGAAATAAAGACTTAATTAAAGAAACCTACCGCAAGTTGATTTCTGTACGATTATCTAAACGGTTGCAAGAAGTTGGAGATTTAGATGCTGACAAAGTGCAAGAAGCAATTTCCCAAGCCGGTTTAACCCCTGAAGCGAAGAAATCTATCGCTTGA
- a CDS encoding Uma2 family endonuclease, producing MRSPLPLFTVEDYIIAEAESTIRHEYMGGYVFAMAGASEEHNLIAVNLCTLLRSHLRGSSCRVFMSDMKVKVQDDIFYYPDLLVTCNPEDNHRYFKTQPNLIIEVLSESTESTDRREKLMNYQTLETLKEYVLVSQDVMQVEVYRQETPGSWTVEILGEDNQLTWESVGLTMTVAQIYEDVLNVGQ from the coding sequence ATGCGTTCACCTTTACCCCTCTTTACCGTTGAAGACTATATCATCGCTGAAGCCGAAAGCACCATTCGCCATGAGTATATGGGCGGTTATGTGTTTGCTATGGCGGGTGCTAGTGAAGAACACAATCTCATTGCCGTTAATCTTTGTACCTTATTACGTTCTCATCTGCGGGGGAGTTCCTGTCGGGTATTCATGTCTGATATGAAAGTCAAAGTTCAAGACGATATTTTTTATTACCCTGACTTACTCGTGACTTGTAACCCCGAAGATAATCACCGATACTTCAAAACACAACCTAACTTAATTATTGAAGTGCTGTCAGAAAGTACCGAAAGCACTGACCGACGAGAAAAATTAATGAACTACCAAACCTTAGAAACTTTGAAGGAATATGTTTTAGTCTCTCAAGATGTTATGCAAGTGGAAGTCTATCGTCAAGAAACTCCGGGGAGTTGGACAGTTGAAATCTTAGGAGAAGATAATCAGTTAACCTGGGAATCTGTGGGGCTAACTATGACCGTGGCGCAAATTTATGAAGATGTATTGAATGTGGGTCAGTGA
- a CDS encoding nitric-oxide reductase large subunit gives MANLTLDRVTTTGGSSRQFSLPTWLVLICIVTFTVLISAGAAIYKNAPPIPATIVSPQQEMILSQAEIQQGQETYLARGGQHIGSVWGHGSYLAPDWTADVLHRWGLATAGVIYNSNPVFTQEDLESLPDIDRATLQIQVEKQFKTNRYDPETKALTLTEAQTIGLQKVFEDYQTWLSQGSVVHSIPSGWFTDNTQIHNVTAFFAWTAWAASANRPNAPFSYTANFPHDDLIGNQAPPQFLIWSIVSVIVLIAAIAVFLFIYLTQEDPEEVQVVTERPSIRLATPSQKVTTLFFGVAMALFLVQILMGMVTAHYAVEGDGFYGVPLQQYLPYAASRTWHLQLAVFWIATCWLAAGLYFAPRFGKNEPPGQSWGNGALLGALTVVVVGSLIGAWAGVQGFLGDKSFWFGHQGYEYVELGRLWQLLLIGGMVFWLWLMYRALKPALKAEGSKTGLNHFFLYSAITIPLFYASGLMYTNHTPLSIAEYWRWWVVHLWVEGFFEVFATVTIAYLCSELGFLKRSSALRATYLTTILYLGSGVIGTLHHLYFSGTPVFITAMGAVASALEVVPLTLIGFEVVKSIRLSQEAQGFYRVPLKFLIGTCFWNLVGAGVFGFLINPPIVLYYSQGINTTPIHAHSALFGVYGSLALALMLFALREITPDHAGNEKLFNLSFWGINIGLVMMMVFGLIPSGFYQLVQSVNHGTWYARSAEVINSSWMHWTVWLRIPGDIVFSLGALLMVLCVLRSIIAIFQQPTQPQPDAPLTADYPM, from the coding sequence ATGGCAAACCTAACATTAGATAGAGTGACGACTACAGGTGGTTCTTCCAGGCAATTTAGTCTTCCCACCTGGTTGGTGCTAATTTGCATTGTGACGTTCACTGTCCTCATCTCAGCGGGTGCAGCAATTTATAAAAATGCGCCTCCTATACCTGCAACAATTGTTTCTCCACAACAGGAGATGATTCTCAGCCAAGCTGAGATTCAACAGGGTCAAGAAACTTATTTAGCCCGTGGCGGACAGCACATTGGGAGTGTTTGGGGTCATGGGAGTTATCTGGCCCCTGACTGGACAGCAGATGTATTGCACCGTTGGGGATTAGCGACAGCGGGGGTTATTTATAACAGCAATCCTGTTTTTACCCAAGAGGATTTAGAATCGCTACCAGATATCGATCGCGCTACTTTACAAATTCAGGTAGAGAAACAATTTAAAACCAATCGATATGACCCAGAAACCAAGGCTTTAACCTTAACTGAAGCTCAAACCATTGGTTTACAAAAAGTCTTTGAAGACTATCAAACCTGGCTTTCTCAAGGGTCGGTTGTGCATTCTATTCCTAGTGGTTGGTTTACGGATAATACCCAAATCCACAACGTTACCGCATTCTTTGCTTGGACGGCTTGGGCAGCTTCAGCAAATCGTCCCAATGCGCCCTTTTCCTATACGGCGAATTTCCCCCATGATGATCTGATTGGCAACCAAGCCCCGCCTCAGTTTCTGATTTGGTCAATTGTATCAGTGATTGTGTTAATTGCAGCGATCGCCGTATTTCTGTTTATTTATCTCACCCAAGAAGACCCAGAAGAAGTCCAGGTAGTCACAGAACGTCCCAGTATTCGCCTTGCCACCCCTAGCCAAAAAGTGACCACCCTATTTTTTGGGGTCGCCATGGCTCTGTTTTTAGTGCAAATTCTCATGGGGATGGTGACAGCACACTATGCCGTAGAAGGGGATGGTTTTTATGGTGTACCGTTGCAACAGTATTTACCCTATGCAGCCTCTCGGACTTGGCACTTACAACTGGCTGTCTTTTGGATTGCCACTTGCTGGTTAGCAGCGGGACTCTATTTTGCACCCCGATTTGGCAAAAATGAACCACCAGGACAATCCTGGGGCAATGGAGCCTTACTAGGGGCTTTAACCGTGGTCGTTGTCGGTTCTCTGATTGGTGCTTGGGCGGGAGTACAAGGATTTTTAGGAGATAAAAGTTTTTGGTTTGGACACCAAGGCTACGAATATGTCGAACTCGGTCGCCTTTGGCAACTGCTACTAATTGGCGGTATGGTGTTTTGGCTGTGGTTAATGTACCGAGCCTTGAAACCAGCCTTAAAAGCAGAAGGAAGTAAAACCGGACTGAATCACTTTTTCCTATATAGTGCGATTACAATTCCCCTGTTTTATGCGTCGGGGTTAATGTACACCAACCATACCCCTTTGAGCATTGCAGAATATTGGCGTTGGTGGGTAGTTCACCTGTGGGTAGAGGGTTTTTTTGAAGTCTTTGCAACGGTTACAATCGCCTATTTATGCAGTGAACTTGGATTTCTTAAACGTTCTTCAGCCCTGCGAGCAACCTATCTGACTACCATTCTCTATCTCGGTAGTGGGGTAATTGGCACTCTACACCATCTGTATTTTTCGGGAACTCCAGTATTTATTACTGCAATGGGTGCTGTAGCTTCTGCTTTAGAGGTTGTTCCTTTAACCCTGATTGGTTTTGAAGTCGTTAAATCCATTCGACTCTCTCAAGAAGCCCAAGGATTTTATCGAGTTCCCCTCAAATTCTTGATCGGGACTTGCTTCTGGAATTTAGTAGGGGCTGGAGTATTTGGATTTTTGATTAATCCTCCCATTGTCCTCTACTACTCTCAGGGAATTAACACCACTCCCATTCATGCTCACTCGGCGTTATTTGGGGTCTATGGCTCTTTAGCCTTAGCCCTGATGCTATTTGCCTTACGGGAAATTACCCCAGATCATGCTGGGAATGAAAAACTATTTAATTTGTCATTCTGGGGCATTAATATCGGTCTGGTGATGATGATGGTATTTGGCTTAATTCCCAGTGGTTTTTATCAACTGGTGCAATCGGTCAATCATGGCACTTGGTACGCCCGCAGTGCTGAGGTGATTAATTCGTCTTGGATGCACTGGACTGTATGGCTAAGGATTCCTGGGGACATTGTTTTTAGCCTAGGTGCTTTACTAATGGTTCTGTGTGTGTTGCGTTCAATTATCGCAATTTTTCAACAACCCACCCAACCTCAACCTGATGCACCCTTAACTGCTGACTATCCTATGTAA
- a CDS encoding 4Fe-4S dicluster domain-containing protein yields MAFWSHRLSLKKVYYNWKSGKSEKYILCFPRLETGQPPACFHSCVGRIRYLGVLLYDGDRIQEIASCDESELVTKQRELIQNPFAPEVIAQAEKDGVNTSVIEAAQKSPV; encoded by the coding sequence TTGGCGTTTTGGAGTCACCGCCTGTCCCTAAAAAAAGTTTATTATAACTGGAAATCAGGCAAATCAGAGAAATATATCCTCTGTTTCCCCCGCTTAGAAACGGGTCAACCCCCCGCTTGTTTCCATTCCTGTGTCGGACGCATTCGCTATCTGGGAGTTCTGCTTTATGATGGCGATCGCATTCAAGAAATCGCCTCCTGTGATGAATCAGAATTAGTCACAAAACAACGGGAATTAATCCAAAATCCATTCGCTCCCGAAGTCATTGCCCAAGCCGAAAAAGATGGGGTTAATACTTCAGTCATTGAAGCCGCCCAAAAATCCCCAGTTTAG
- a CDS encoding ATP-binding protein, producing MTTEELIQWADDIIFAKTEKHLDSVQTAILEGAWQGFKYEDIAKKCHRSKSHIKNIAGELWQTLSAILGEEIHKANSRSVLERKAVSNIYNYGKSLEIVGSYINSSINICGESRQYEENPKQRSPSSPDSSPNSSPDSSPTQNPSPIIDLIDAPDLTEFDNRTTELNTLKQWILQDRRRLITIYGLSGIGKSVLTRQLIEQIQPEFDYIFWKSLTETPTFSSLKNQLQQFFDQSQNPPFPTIIDYFRHCRCLVILDDLHNLFKSGALAGEYLTDFKEYRTIFRKIAKNHHQSCVILLSWEKPRAIATLEAEKHSTCTLHLKGLSADAEEILRSHQLTDSDKWPELINLYQGHPTWLNIIASTIVELFDGSVSLFLSHSEDIFLGDLEPILESQLERLSQLEQQVISGFRENQAIALSEQPTNPELSPSELWSAIQSLVRRGLPEKISEGERGMFQLHPIWQQYLKFKLS from the coding sequence ATGACTACTGAAGAACTGATACAGTGGGCAGATGACATTATATTTGCCAAAACAGAGAAACACCTTGATTCTGTGCAAACCGCTATCCTAGAAGGCGCTTGGCAAGGGTTCAAATATGAGGATATTGCTAAAAAGTGCCATCGCAGTAAGTCTCATATTAAAAATATTGCTGGGGAATTATGGCAGACTCTATCGGCAATATTGGGAGAAGAGATTCATAAGGCGAATTCTCGCTCTGTTTTAGAACGAAAAGCCGTATCTAACATTTACAATTATGGTAAATCTTTGGAGATAGTTGGTAGTTATATTAATAGTTCGATTAATATCTGTGGAGAAAGCAGGCAATACGAAGAAAATCCGAAACAGCGATCGCCCTCTTCTCCTGACTCTTCTCCTAACTCTTCTCCTGACTCTTCCCCCACCCAAAATCCCTCACCCATTATTGACTTAATCGATGCACCAGACCTCACGGAATTTGACAACCGCACCACCGAATTAAATACCCTCAAACAGTGGATATTACAAGACCGGAGGCGCTTAATTACCATCTATGGATTAAGTGGCATTGGCAAAAGCGTACTAACCAGGCAACTCATCGAACAAATTCAGCCGGAATTTGACTATATTTTTTGGAAAAGTCTCACAGAAACTCCCACCTTTTCCTCCCTGAAAAACCAACTGCAACAATTTTTTGACCAGTCACAAAATCCCCCATTTCCTACAATAATTGATTATTTCCGTCACTGCCGTTGCTTAGTCATATTGGATGACCTACACAATCTTTTTAAAAGCGGTGCATTGGCGGGGGAATACTTGACAGACTTTAAAGAATACCGGACAATTTTTCGGAAAATTGCCAAAAACCATCATCAAAGTTGCGTGATTCTCCTCAGTTGGGAAAAACCTAGAGCCATTGCTACCTTAGAAGCCGAAAAACACTCCACTTGCACGTTACACCTGAAAGGATTATCAGCCGATGCTGAGGAAATTTTGCGATCGCACCAATTAACCGACTCCGACAAATGGCCGGAATTAATCAACCTCTATCAAGGACATCCTACCTGGTTAAATATCATCGCCTCAACCATAGTCGAACTATTTGATGGTAGCGTTTCCCTATTTTTAAGCCACAGCGAGGACATCTTTTTAGGTGACTTAGAACCAATTTTAGAATCTCAGTTAGAACGATTATCCCAATTAGAACAACAGGTGATTTCTGGTTTCCGAGAAAATCAAGCGATCGCCCTTTCTGAACAACCCACTAATCCTGAATTATCCCCATCTGAATTATGGTCAGCCATCCAATCTTTAGTTAGACGGGGGTTGCCAGAAAAAATATCAGAGGGAGAGCGAGGAATGTTTCAACTGCATCCGATTTGGCAACAGTATCTTAAATTTAAGCTAAGTTAG
- a CDS encoding respiratory nitrate reductase subunit gamma, producing the protein MAFLTFFGLIMLMIRRAFPPRIRAITSVMDVVLLVGLFVQVVAGIWTAIFYGWGSSWYAGAAVPYLWSVLQFNPNISLVENLPLMVKVHIVGAFSLVGLFPFTRLVHFLSLPIQYIWRSPQVVVGNQSVGAVTHSESKL; encoded by the coding sequence TTGGCATTTTTAACCTTTTTTGGTTTAATCATGTTAATGATTCGCCGAGCATTTCCACCGAGAATTAGGGCGATTACTTCGGTGATGGATGTTGTCCTATTAGTCGGGTTATTTGTGCAAGTTGTTGCCGGAATTTGGACAGCAATATTCTATGGTTGGGGGTCATCCTGGTATGCAGGGGCAGCAGTTCCTTATCTGTGGTCAGTTTTGCAATTTAACCCCAATATTTCCCTAGTCGAAAATTTACCTTTGATGGTAAAAGTTCATATAGTGGGAGCTTTCTCATTGGTGGGATTATTCCCCTTTACTCGGTTAGTTCACTTCCTGTCTTTACCGATTCAATATATCTGGCGATCGCCCCAAGTAGTAGTTGGGAATCAGTCCGTCGGTGCCGTGACTCACTCCGAAAGCAAACTTTAA
- a CDS encoding group I truncated hemoglobin yields the protein MATLFEKLGGKDAVDLAVDKFYERVLNDDRIKHFFVNTDMKKQRSHQKAFLTYAFGGSDKYDGRYMREAHKALVEEQGLSSEHFDAVAEDLMETLKEMGVPDDLLAEVAAVAAAPQHKKEVLNQ from the coding sequence ATGGCGACTTTATTTGAAAAACTGGGCGGTAAGGATGCGGTTGACCTGGCTGTTGATAAGTTTTATGAACGGGTTTTAAACGACGATCGCATCAAGCATTTCTTTGTTAATACGGATATGAAAAAACAGCGATCGCACCAGAAAGCCTTTCTCACCTATGCCTTTGGTGGCAGCGATAAATATGATGGGCGCTATATGCGGGAAGCCCATAAAGCCTTAGTCGAAGAACAAGGTCTAAGCAGCGAACATTTTGATGCAGTAGCAGAAGACCTAATGGAAACCCTAAAAGAAATGGGAGTTCCTGATGACTTATTAGCAGAAGTTGCCGCTGTAGCCGCGGCCCCGCAGCATAAAAAAGAAGTGCTGAACCAGTAA
- the psbA gene encoding photosystem II q(b) protein, which yields MTTTIQQRESANAWERFCSWVTSTNNRLYVGWFGVLMIPTLLTATICYIIAFIAAPPVDIDGIREPVAGSLLYGNNIISGAVVPSSNAIGLHFYPIWEAASLDEWLYNGGPYQLVIFHFLIGVFCYMGREWELSYRLGMRPWICVAYSAPVAAASAVFLIYPIGQGSFSDGMPLGISGTFNFMLVFQAEHNILMHPFHMLGVAGVFGGALFSAMHGSLVTSSLVRETTEIESQNYGYKFGQEEETYNIVAAHGYFGRLIFQYASFNNSRSLHFFLGAWPVIGIWFTALGVSTMAFNLNGFNFNQSVMDSSGRVVNTWADVINRANLGMEVMHERNAHNFPLDLASAESEPVALVAPQIG from the coding sequence ATGACTACTACCATTCAGCAGCGCGAGAGCGCCAACGCTTGGGAACGGTTCTGTAGCTGGGTAACATCCACCAACAACCGCCTTTATGTAGGCTGGTTCGGTGTTCTGATGATCCCTACCCTACTAACTGCTACCATCTGCTACATCATCGCTTTTATCGCTGCTCCTCCCGTGGACATTGACGGTATCCGCGAACCCGTAGCTGGTTCTCTGTTGTACGGCAACAACATCATCTCTGGTGCGGTTGTTCCTTCTTCCAATGCGATCGGTCTGCACTTCTATCCCATTTGGGAAGCAGCCAGCTTGGATGAGTGGCTCTACAACGGTGGCCCTTACCAGTTGGTAATTTTCCACTTCTTGATCGGTGTATTTTGCTACATGGGTCGTGAGTGGGAACTATCCTACCGCTTGGGAATGCGTCCTTGGATCTGCGTAGCTTACAGCGCACCCGTTGCCGCTGCTAGTGCAGTATTCTTGATCTACCCCATCGGACAAGGTTCTTTCTCCGACGGTATGCCTCTGGGTATCTCTGGAACCTTCAACTTCATGTTGGTATTCCAAGCAGAACACAATATCCTGATGCACCCCTTCCATATGTTGGGAGTTGCTGGTGTATTCGGTGGTGCTTTGTTCTCCGCGATGCACGGTTCTTTGGTAACTTCTTCCTTGGTGCGTGAAACCACCGAAATCGAATCTCAAAACTACGGTTACAAATTCGGTCAAGAAGAAGAAACCTACAACATTGTGGCAGCTCACGGTTACTTCGGTCGCCTGATCTTCCAATATGCTTCTTTCAACAACAGCCGTTCCCTGCACTTCTTCTTGGGTGCTTGGCCGGTAATCGGCATCTGGTTCACCGCTTTAGGTGTATCCACCATGGCCTTTAACCTCAACGGTTTCAACTTCAACCAGTCCGTAATGGACTCCAGCGGTCGGGTAGTTAACACCTGGGCTGATGTCATCAACCGCGCTAACCTGGGTATGGAAGTAATGCACGAGCGCAACGCTCACAACTTCCCCTTAGATTTAGCTTCTGCTGAGTCTGAGCCTGTAGCTTTGGTTGCACCTCAAATCGGCTAA
- a CDS encoding Crp/Fnr family transcriptional regulator encodes MIDPLLLNNWLSQTLLFSGLSESEVIPFTPIAQIPNFAKSEMVFNQGNPEVFFIVKMGKVKVFKVSANGKEQIVHIFQLGDYFAEVPALDGQPFPNSAAALEPTELVFFPRELFLKVLHQSPTVSVNLLTSLCQHLRELTSLIDSLSFQDVPQRLAAYLLNLSNRDFQQINSGRETDRLVTLDINKGELASLLGTIPATLSRAFAKLSQKGLIAVNGSQIQIFNHQGLQEFSQSLID; translated from the coding sequence ATGATAGATCCCTTGTTGTTAAATAATTGGTTGTCTCAAACATTGCTATTTTCTGGATTAAGTGAATCAGAAGTAATTCCTTTTACACCAATTGCTCAAATTCCAAACTTTGCCAAATCTGAGATGGTTTTTAATCAAGGTAACCCTGAAGTTTTTTTCATTGTGAAAATGGGTAAGGTTAAAGTATTTAAAGTTTCTGCCAATGGTAAAGAGCAAATTGTTCATATCTTCCAACTCGGAGATTACTTTGCCGAAGTTCCTGCTTTAGATGGTCAACCTTTCCCGAATTCGGCGGCAGCTTTAGAACCGACAGAGTTAGTATTCTTTCCCCGTGAACTTTTTTTAAAGGTACTACATCAATCTCCTACTGTCTCAGTTAATCTACTGACCAGTCTTTGTCAACATCTGCGAGAATTAACCTCTTTAATTGATTCTCTCTCATTTCAAGATGTCCCACAGCGATTGGCAGCCTATTTGTTAAATTTAAGTAATCGCGATTTTCAACAAATCAATTCTGGTAGGGAGACTGATCGTCTGGTTACTCTCGATATAAATAAAGGTGAACTCGCCTCCTTATTAGGAACTATTCCGGCCACACTATCAAGGGCATTTGCTAAATTGAGCCAAAAAGGTTTAATTGCAGTTAATGGTTCGCAAATTCAGATTTTCAACCATCAAGGTTTACAAGAATTCAGCCAGTCATTGATTGATTAA